Proteins co-encoded in one Pseudarthrobacter chlorophenolicus A6 genomic window:
- a CDS encoding MFS transporter small subunit — protein sequence MSNNPASPDNTAVNTATGKLALGWALVGVPLAYGVYETLTRVAALFG from the coding sequence ATGAGCAACAATCCCGCTTCACCGGACAACACGGCCGTGAACACCGCCACCGGAAAGCTAGCACTCGGCTGGGCCCTGGTGGGGGTGCCGCTGGCCTACGGCGTCTACGAAACCCTCACCCGGGTGGCGGCCCTGTTCGGCTGA
- a CDS encoding beta-glucoside-specific PTS transporter subunit IIABC, with amino-acid sequence MSTQEAAKAILEHVGGAGNVSKLQHCSTRLRFALADDSKADEAALKAIPGVIGVVKGPQTQVIVGSKVADMYAAVEKLRSGTAAQDGAPVERRPLSWKHAGSTVMDFIVSVFTPIIPAIAGAGIFKSLLVLASAVGWLSSSSDNFKVLSSIPDAVFGFLPLLVAYTTAKKLDVNRPLALGIVGVLVYPAFTALATREGGVDLFGLDVPSVPYNAQVFPSILAILLLSVVERFFTKITPGPIRVFFVPLMCIVIVVPATIFLLGPLGYQLGVLLTAALIALYGTFGWVAVMLLAGVLPLIISVGMHKAFIPPTIATMASAGRESFYLVASLAHNLSEAGATFAVALRTKSTTLRATSLSAGVSALFGITEPALYGVTLQNRRVLVSVIIGSMSAGAYLGLVQTTAFAVVGPGVGSISMYVDAANPWNFINALIGLGIALVVSFTLALFLWRDSDSATLRVMGGTGTAVEPANGAGHLASPMTGVIVPLDDVDDSVFSARIIGDGVAIRPTDGAVRSPLAGEVTVLMDSKHAIGIRGDDGVEILIHVGIDTVQLDGAPFTTHVAVGDRVVVGQLLVEADLAVISAAGYDTTTPVLIVNSKNYDVTVEEAGSVTSGQALLATKAKEKELV; translated from the coding sequence ATGAGTACTCAGGAGGCCGCGAAGGCGATCCTGGAACACGTCGGCGGTGCCGGTAACGTGTCAAAGCTTCAGCACTGCTCAACCCGGCTGCGGTTCGCCTTGGCGGACGACAGCAAGGCCGACGAGGCAGCCCTGAAGGCAATTCCGGGCGTAATCGGCGTCGTCAAGGGCCCGCAGACACAGGTGATCGTGGGCAGTAAAGTCGCCGACATGTACGCCGCCGTGGAGAAGCTCCGCAGTGGCACCGCTGCCCAGGACGGCGCCCCGGTGGAACGCCGACCGCTTTCGTGGAAGCACGCCGGATCAACGGTGATGGACTTCATCGTTAGCGTCTTCACTCCGATCATTCCGGCCATCGCCGGTGCCGGCATTTTCAAATCCCTGCTGGTGCTCGCTTCCGCCGTCGGGTGGCTCAGCTCCAGCAGCGACAACTTCAAGGTCCTCTCGTCCATCCCGGACGCTGTCTTCGGGTTCCTCCCACTGCTGGTGGCCTACACCACCGCCAAGAAGCTCGATGTGAACCGGCCGTTGGCCCTCGGCATCGTGGGCGTCCTGGTCTACCCCGCCTTCACGGCACTCGCCACTCGCGAAGGCGGCGTGGACCTGTTCGGTCTCGACGTGCCGTCGGTGCCGTACAACGCCCAGGTTTTCCCGTCCATCCTCGCCATCCTCCTGCTGAGCGTCGTGGAGCGGTTCTTCACCAAAATTACGCCGGGCCCCATCCGGGTATTCTTCGTCCCCCTGATGTGCATCGTCATCGTGGTTCCGGCCACCATCTTCCTGCTGGGCCCGCTGGGCTACCAGCTCGGCGTCCTGCTGACCGCCGCCCTGATCGCCCTGTACGGCACCTTCGGCTGGGTTGCCGTCATGCTGCTGGCCGGTGTCCTGCCGCTCATCATTTCCGTCGGCATGCACAAGGCCTTCATCCCGCCCACCATCGCCACCATGGCCAGCGCCGGCCGGGAATCCTTCTACCTCGTGGCGTCCCTGGCCCACAACCTCAGCGAAGCAGGCGCTACGTTCGCCGTCGCCCTGAGGACCAAGAGCACGACGCTGCGCGCTACCTCGCTCTCCGCCGGCGTCTCCGCGCTCTTCGGCATCACCGAGCCCGCACTCTACGGCGTCACCCTGCAGAACCGCCGGGTCCTGGTCTCCGTCATCATCGGCAGCATGTCCGCCGGTGCCTACCTGGGCCTGGTCCAGACCACCGCCTTCGCCGTTGTGGGTCCCGGCGTCGGCAGCATCTCCATGTACGTTGACGCCGCCAACCCGTGGAACTTCATCAACGCCCTGATCGGCCTCGGCATTGCACTGGTGGTGTCCTTCACCCTCGCGCTGTTTCTGTGGCGCGACTCCGACTCCGCCACGCTCCGCGTGATGGGCGGAACCGGGACCGCCGTGGAGCCCGCCAACGGCGCCGGCCACCTGGCCAGCCCGATGACCGGCGTCATCGTGCCCCTCGACGACGTGGACGATTCGGTGTTCTCGGCACGCATCATCGGCGACGGCGTCGCGATCCGCCCCACCGATGGCGCCGTCCGGTCTCCGCTTGCTGGCGAGGTGACGGTACTGATGGATTCCAAGCATGCCATCGGCATCCGCGGAGATGACGGCGTCGAAATCCTGATCCACGTCGGCATCGACACCGTCCAGCTGGACGGTGCCCCGTTCACTACGCATGTCGCCGTAGGCGACCGTGTGGTTGTTGGCCAGCTGCTTGTCGAGGCAGACCTCGCCGTGATCAGCGCCGCTGGCTACGACACCACCACTCCTGTCCTGATCGTGAACTCGAAGAACTACGACGTCACGGTGGAAGAGGCCGGCAGTGTGACCTCCGGCCAGGCACTCCTGGCCACCAAGGCAAAAGAGAAGGAGCTCGTCTGA